In Euryarchaeota archaeon, one DNA window encodes the following:
- a CDS encoding DNA-directed RNA polymerase, subunit E'', with protein sequence MKACRDCHFITEGESCPSCRGTNLSKDWAGYVVVIDAKRSVLAKKMNIDAPGKYALKVR encoded by the coding sequence ATGAAGGCCTGCCGGGACTGCCATTTCATCACGGAAGGCGAATCGTGCCCGTCCTGCCGGGGGACGAACCTCAGCAAGGACTGGGCCGGATACGTCGTCGTCATCGATGCGAAACGCAGTGTGCTCGCCAAGAAGATGAACATCGACGCACCCGGAAAATACGCTCTCAAAGTAAGGTGA
- a CDS encoding DUF359 domain-containing protein, translating to MRDELTKPLGRVYTTEEAVEAVKKTAWLVAVGDVTTESFLEGGLVPRVMVVDFKTRRSGDMERLRARLAGLQATTVKVQNPAARITDELWQAVASSLSGNGHTVIEVDGEEDLAALPALMLAPNGTVIAYGQPEMGVVLITVDAAVRARVRSILQRMEVE from the coding sequence ATGCGTGACGAACTCACGAAGCCTCTCGGGCGCGTGTACACGACCGAGGAAGCGGTAGAGGCCGTCAAGAAGACCGCGTGGCTCGTCGCCGTGGGCGACGTGACCACGGAGTCCTTCCTCGAAGGGGGCCTCGTGCCTCGCGTCATGGTCGTCGACTTCAAGACGAGGCGAAGCGGCGACATGGAGCGGCTCCGCGCCCGGCTCGCGGGGCTCCAAGCGACGACGGTGAAGGTGCAAAACCCCGCGGCCCGGATAACCGATGAGTTGTGGCAGGCGGTCGCCTCGTCGCTATCGGGAAACGGCCACACGGTGATCGAAGTCGACGGCGAGGAGGACCTCGCGGCCCTTCCCGCGCTGATGCTCGCGCCCAACGGGACGGTCATCGCCTACGGGCAACCGGAGATGGGGGTCGTCCTCATCACGGTGGACGCGGCCGTGAGAGCGCGGGTGAGATCCATATTACAACGAATGGAAGTGGAATGA
- a CDS encoding 30S ribosomal protein S24e, with amino-acid sequence MEIEIQNQKENVLLNRKEVHFVVKHAKGTTPKRDEVREKLAGLLNTNKANVVVDEMESEFGKAETVGYAKVYPSPKAAADLERHYLLKRNKFEGLPEKKKAAAPAAAAPAKPARK; translated from the coding sequence ATGGAGATAGAGATACAGAACCAGAAGGAGAACGTGCTCTTGAACCGCAAGGAGGTGCACTTCGTGGTGAAACACGCGAAGGGCACGACTCCGAAGCGGGACGAGGTGCGCGAGAAGCTTGCAGGTCTCTTGAACACCAACAAGGCCAACGTCGTGGTCGACGAGATGGAAAGCGAGTTTGGGAAAGCAGAGACGGTCGGCTACGCCAAGGTCTACCCGAGCCCCAAGGCCGCAGCTGACCTCGAACGCCATTACCTGTTGAAGCGCAACAAGTTCGAAGGCCTGCCAGAGAAGAAGAAAGCAGCGGCGCCCGCGGCGGCGGCACCCGCGAAACCGGCGAGGAAGTGA
- a CDS encoding 30S ribosomal protein S27ae produces the protein MAPPPKKGPATKQIQGGKAQLYKIEGNKLVRTRKSCPKCGPGVFLAEHKDRNSCGNCGYTEFKKQ, from the coding sequence ATGGCACCCCCACCGAAGAAAGGCCCTGCGACAAAGCAGATCCAGGGCGGAAAGGCCCAACTCTACAAGATAGAGGGGAACAAGCTCGTCCGGACGCGGAAATCCTGCCCCAAGTGCGGCCCCGGCGTGTTCCTGGCGGAGCACAAGGACCGCAATTCATGCGGGAACTGCGGCTACACCGAGTTCAAGAAACAATAG
- a CDS encoding DMT family transporter: MRIERNGIVLIVVSAVSFGGVAVLSKLVLEGGLDVLCLLFWRWLIAGLAVAPLVLFGRGKKLRRRTIAYAFALGAVGQYGTSGVYTESLRYLPAAIASFLLFLSPVFVAAFSAILFGETLTRRGLAALALSVLGLALMAFAPGGEAPIVGVVLGLASALLYASTIVAGRRIIGSGDGLSVAWFLMLGATTMFAATALASGGLHGPTSASVWSELVVLGVVSTALSIGTFYVGLPLVGAPKAALVSTLEPVSTLILAFLVLGENLTIAQYAGAGLILAAVAIVATEKKGAPPGPPIP, translated from the coding sequence GTGCGCATTGAACGGAACGGCATCGTTCTCATCGTCGTCTCCGCGGTGTCTTTCGGTGGCGTCGCCGTCTTGAGCAAACTCGTGCTCGAAGGTGGCCTCGACGTCCTGTGCCTTCTATTCTGGCGCTGGCTCATCGCGGGGCTAGCGGTGGCGCCCTTGGTCTTGTTCGGCAGGGGAAAGAAGCTACGGCGCCGCACGATCGCGTATGCGTTTGCGCTTGGCGCCGTCGGGCAGTACGGCACATCGGGCGTGTACACGGAGTCACTTCGTTATCTTCCGGCGGCCATCGCGAGTTTCCTCCTTTTCCTGAGTCCCGTCTTCGTCGCGGCCTTCTCCGCGATACTTTTCGGCGAGACTTTGACGCGGCGTGGCTTGGCGGCTCTCGCGCTCTCGGTCTTGGGGCTCGCCTTGATGGCGTTCGCCCCGGGAGGCGAAGCGCCCATCGTGGGGGTCGTTTTGGGCCTTGCCTCCGCGCTCCTTTACGCGTCCACCATCGTCGCCGGGCGCAGGATAATCGGATCCGGGGACGGCCTTTCGGTGGCCTGGTTTCTCATGCTCGGGGCGACCACCATGTTCGCGGCGACCGCCCTGGCAAGCGGTGGCCTACACGGCCCAACGAGCGCAAGCGTCTGGTCCGAGCTCGTGGTGCTCGGTGTGGTCAGCACGGCCTTGAGCATCGGGACCTTCTACGTGGGGCTCCCCCTCGTCGGCGCCCCGAAGGCGGCGCTTGTGAGCACCCTTGAGCCCGTGAGCACGCTGATCCTCGCATTCCTCGTCCTTGGGGAGAACCTCACGATCGCCCAATACGCGGGCGCCGGCCTCATCTTGGCCGCCGTCGCGATCGTAGCGACTGAGAAGAAAGGCGCTCCACCCGGGCCGCCGATCCCTTAA
- a CDS encoding pirin family protein, translating into MAAAKKPTRPVAEILPARAAIEGAGVRLKRAFGHDQVPRLDPFLLLDDFRSQNPLDYVAGFPWHPHRGMETVTYMLDGRVDHEDSMGNKGTIGAGDVQWMTAGSGIVHQEMPRPASGTGMGGFQLWVNLPARKKMMPPRYQEIKAPEIPIIATPEKRARVIAGELAGVKGPVRDIVVDPSYLDVTLGPGATFEHAIPKSHTTLAYVLEGSVDFGEGKESVVPQEHLAILGAGDTVRATARPRPTRFLLVSGKPLGEPVAWWGPIVMNTKREIETALEEYREGTFIKETGSGASRPRRT; encoded by the coding sequence ATGGCCGCTGCGAAGAAACCGACCCGCCCCGTCGCTGAGATCCTCCCCGCTCGCGCCGCAATCGAAGGCGCCGGTGTCCGCCTCAAGCGCGCCTTCGGCCACGACCAGGTCCCTCGTCTCGACCCATTCCTTCTCCTCGACGATTTCCGCTCGCAAAACCCCCTCGATTACGTCGCGGGGTTCCCGTGGCATCCCCACCGCGGGATGGAGACGGTGACGTACATGCTCGACGGTCGGGTGGATCACGAGGACAGTATGGGGAACAAGGGCACGATCGGCGCGGGCGACGTCCAATGGATGACGGCGGGTAGCGGCATTGTCCATCAGGAGATGCCAAGACCGGCCTCTGGCACCGGCATGGGCGGGTTCCAATTGTGGGTGAACCTTCCGGCGCGAAAGAAGATGATGCCGCCGCGTTATCAGGAGATCAAGGCGCCCGAGATCCCCATCATCGCGACGCCCGAGAAGAGGGCGCGAGTGATCGCCGGCGAGTTGGCGGGCGTCAAGGGGCCGGTCCGGGACATCGTCGTGGACCCCTCGTATCTTGACGTGACCCTCGGACCTGGCGCGACGTTCGAACACGCGATCCCGAAGAGTCACACAACGCTTGCTTACGTTCTAGAAGGAAGCGTCGATTTTGGCGAAGGCAAGGAGTCCGTCGTCCCGCAAGAGCACTTGGCGATCCTCGGAGCAGGAGACACCGTTCGCGCGACGGCAAGACCGAGGCCGACACGTTTCCTCCTGGTCTCTGGAAAACCCTTGGGCGAGCCGGTCGCTTGGTGGGGTCCCATCGTCATGAACACGAAGCGGGAGATCGAGACGGCGCTCGAGGAGTACCGCGAGGGGACGTTCATCAAGGAGACAGGCTCGGGCGCCTCGCGACCGCGTAGGACGTGA
- a CDS encoding helix-turn-helix transcriptional regulator produces MGFAEMFGESPRNRLLDFLGDHPSMDYPITELAEATGISRPTIYADLSELLAQGLVVETRVLGRSRLFKLNTDHAVVREVLVADIDRIRNPIPAGSGRSDRKGRR; encoded by the coding sequence ATGGGTTTTGCAGAGATGTTCGGGGAGAGTCCGCGGAACAGGCTCCTCGACTTTCTGGGAGACCACCCGAGCATGGACTACCCGATCACAGAACTCGCGGAAGCGACGGGAATATCGAGACCCACGATCTACGCGGACCTGTCGGAACTCTTGGCCCAGGGCTTGGTCGTGGAAACCAGGGTACTGGGTCGGTCTAGGCTGTTCAAGTTGAACACGGACCACGCGGTCGTAAGGGAGGTCCTTGTGGCGGATATTGATCGTATCCGGAATCCGATTCCGGCGGGCTCGGGCAGGAGCGACCGAAAGGGTCGTCGTTAG
- a CDS encoding nucleotidyl transferase AbiEii/AbiGii toxin family protein — protein sequence MSPTPVYDNLLTRESERRLSALVNDLPTPVALAGGHAVRLRVRDGWQNAFGQEYFGSRDIDLAYFVDPLWSSDVFSKSAAAKAPHRLRELGFEPSGAFRFRLVLDEQGEALGVEPKVGIEDVHYHLLYVDPMVTARHPLSRKILGFDPIDEPLLATAFTEEDPDPRASGFAPSVCLPSTPLLVATKLHSFPDRTKDDKAVKDLCDLFALAAHGGSDALAMRKAVHRLLPDASTRVRTVLGSQYLTKALGHLDVSLNDYRAVVAPLALAPKQ from the coding sequence ATGTCGCCAACGCCCGTGTACGATAATCTCCTGACCAGGGAGAGCGAAAGACGCCTGAGCGCCCTCGTGAACGATCTCCCCACCCCGGTCGCGCTAGCCGGGGGTCACGCCGTCCGCCTACGTGTAAGAGACGGGTGGCAGAACGCGTTTGGTCAGGAATACTTCGGAAGCCGGGACATCGATCTCGCCTATTTCGTGGACCCGCTGTGGTCCTCCGACGTGTTCTCAAAAAGTGCGGCGGCAAAGGCCCCGCACCGCCTGCGCGAACTGGGGTTCGAGCCTTCGGGCGCTTTCCGTTTCCGGCTGGTGTTGGATGAACAGGGGGAGGCCTTGGGCGTCGAGCCCAAGGTGGGCATCGAGGACGTGCACTACCATCTGCTCTACGTGGACCCGATGGTCACCGCGAGGCACCCACTCTCTCGCAAGATTCTCGGTTTCGACCCAATCGACGAGCCCCTTCTTGCCACGGCCTTCACCGAGGAGGATCCCGACCCGCGGGCCTCCGGCTTTGCGCCAAGCGTGTGCCTTCCCTCCACGCCGCTCCTCGTCGCCACCAAACTCCACAGTTTCCCCGACCGGACCAAGGACGACAAAGCGGTGAAGGACCTTTGCGATCTGTTTGCCCTTGCCGCCCACGGAGGCTCCGACGCGCTCGCCATGCGAAAGGCCGTGCACCGGCTCTTACCCGACGCCTCGACCAGGGTCCGGACCGTCCTCGGCAGCCAATACTTGACAAAGGCTCTTGGTCATCTGGACGTTTCCCTCAACGACTATCGGGCCGTCGTCGCTCCACTGGCCTTAGCGCCAAAACAGTAA
- a CDS encoding PD-(D/E)XK nuclease family protein — protein MGTRTDDLGLGLPPGRFAHAGQWVESQPIIIGESRGIVLRGIFDTLIKFDDGTYCVIDFKTTDPKDAHIALYARQLHAYAIALEKPAARQFAAAPVKRMGLLCFSPATFDANAEGKASLDGSLTWVEMKRDDEAFMPFLDDVAHVLALDPPPPAGATCRWCARGSLCFEVSTKPKRSYLQSI, from the coding sequence ATGGGGACGCGGACGGACGACCTTGGGCTGGGGCTGCCGCCCGGACGGTTCGCCCATGCGGGGCAGTGGGTGGAGAGCCAACCGATAATCATCGGCGAGTCGCGCGGGATAGTCCTGAGAGGCATCTTCGACACCCTGATCAAGTTCGACGACGGGACCTACTGCGTCATCGACTTCAAGACCACGGACCCGAAGGACGCACACATCGCGCTCTACGCGCGGCAATTGCACGCCTACGCGATTGCGCTCGAGAAGCCGGCGGCGAGGCAGTTCGCGGCCGCGCCCGTGAAGCGCATGGGGCTGCTGTGCTTCTCGCCGGCGACATTCGACGCCAACGCGGAGGGCAAGGCGTCCTTGGACGGGTCGCTAACGTGGGTGGAGATGAAGAGGGACGACGAAGCGTTCATGCCCTTCCTCGACGACGTTGCCCATGTCCTGGCCCTCGACCCGCCACCGCCGGCCGGCGCAACCTGCCGATGGTGCGCGCGGGGCAGCCTCTGTTTTGAAGTCTCGACCAAGCCCAAGCGTAGTTATCTGCAAAGTATTTAA
- a CDS encoding DUF2075 domain-containing protein → MDRAFYSSEITDFSKADGSAILDRLAAEASQVGLPPTEAQLAAWREEVGFLQAALGNMDGAIFFEYVIPRMGRRIDVVLVLDSVILVLEFKVGEKTFPRHAIEQVWDYALDLKNFHEASHHAFIVPVLIATGASDPESPVLSERLNDGLFDPIRANLRTFGPTMRQILARAPGLRIDRRAWTSGRYRPTPTIIEAACALYGNHSVTEIARSDGGAVNLSATSHLLSEIIDSARGESRKVICFVTGVPGAGKTLVGLNVATEHMDAKSELHAVYLSGNGPLVKILREALARDQKRRSDEAGHSVRLGETRSRVKAFIQNIHNFRDECLKDDGPPIERVAIFDEAQRAWNRKQTAAFMSRKKQRPGFSMSEPEFLISCLDRHPDWAVVICLVGGGQEINTGEAGISEWIESLNRSYPDWGIFISPRLHDTEYAAGRAIDSLGPRPNVTMKSELHLATSMRSFRAENVSLLVKQILDVDLDGARRSIRQADRYPIVLTRSLGTAKSWLKEKARGSERYGIVVSSQAERLKPHAIHVRSPVDPVHWFLDGKEDVRSSYYLEDVATEFHVQGLELDWTCVAWDADLRYHEKGWDHWSFHGDQWKRIKSPERKLYLKNAYRVLMTRARQGMIIVVPEGDAADATRKPEFYDPTFGYLQDVGLPVV, encoded by the coding sequence ATGGACCGGGCTTTTTACTCCAGCGAAATCACGGACTTCTCCAAGGCCGATGGGAGCGCAATCCTCGACCGTCTGGCCGCTGAGGCAAGCCAAGTCGGCCTTCCACCAACGGAAGCGCAGCTTGCCGCATGGCGTGAAGAGGTGGGTTTTCTTCAGGCGGCACTCGGGAACATGGATGGTGCCATCTTTTTCGAGTACGTGATTCCCAGGATGGGCCGTCGGATTGACGTTGTGCTGGTTCTCGACTCTGTGATCCTCGTTCTGGAATTCAAGGTTGGCGAGAAGACGTTTCCTCGCCATGCCATTGAACAAGTTTGGGATTATGCGCTAGACCTCAAGAATTTCCATGAGGCCAGCCATCACGCCTTCATTGTACCGGTCCTGATCGCGACAGGCGCGAGCGACCCCGAGTCGCCTGTTCTTTCCGAAAGGTTGAACGACGGTCTGTTCGACCCGATTCGCGCAAACCTCCGGACATTCGGACCCACCATGCGTCAAATCCTGGCCCGGGCGCCGGGTCTGCGAATAGACCGGCGGGCATGGACGTCCGGTCGGTATCGGCCGACCCCAACAATCATCGAGGCGGCGTGTGCGCTTTACGGGAATCACTCTGTAACCGAAATCGCGAGAAGCGACGGCGGCGCGGTGAATCTTTCCGCGACATCGCATCTTCTGTCCGAAATAATAGATTCCGCCCGGGGGGAATCGCGCAAGGTGATTTGTTTTGTCACAGGCGTCCCCGGCGCGGGCAAGACGCTCGTCGGACTCAATGTTGCGACCGAGCACATGGATGCCAAGAGCGAATTGCATGCAGTATATCTGTCCGGAAACGGCCCACTCGTCAAGATACTGCGCGAAGCGCTTGCCCGTGACCAGAAGCGACGGTCGGACGAGGCCGGGCACTCGGTCCGACTCGGGGAAACGCGGAGCCGCGTTAAGGCGTTCATTCAAAATATCCACAATTTCCGGGATGAATGCCTGAAGGACGACGGGCCCCCGATCGAGCGCGTCGCAATCTTCGATGAAGCCCAGCGTGCGTGGAACCGGAAGCAAACAGCTGCGTTCATGAGTCGCAAGAAGCAGCGTCCGGGGTTTTCCATGTCAGAGCCGGAATTCCTCATCTCGTGCCTCGATCGGCACCCGGATTGGGCAGTCGTGATTTGTCTCGTAGGCGGAGGCCAAGAAATAAACACGGGCGAGGCCGGGATAAGCGAATGGATTGAATCACTTAATCGATCTTACCCCGATTGGGGCATTTTCATTTCGCCGCGCTTACATGACACCGAATATGCGGCGGGACGAGCGATCGATTCACTTGGCCCGCGACCGAACGTGACGATGAAGTCGGAGCTCCACCTTGCCACGTCGATGCGTTCGTTTCGAGCGGAGAACGTTTCACTGCTCGTGAAGCAGATCTTGGACGTCGATTTGGATGGCGCCCGGCGTTCGATTCGGCAAGCCGACCGCTATCCGATTGTATTGACCCGGAGCTTGGGTACGGCCAAGTCATGGCTGAAAGAGAAGGCCCGAGGGTCGGAGCGGTACGGAATAGTTGTCTCTTCGCAAGCCGAGCGGTTGAAACCGCATGCCATCCACGTTCGATCGCCGGTCGATCCCGTGCATTGGTTTTTAGATGGAAAAGAGGACGTCCGGTCCTCGTACTACTTGGAGGACGTAGCCACGGAATTTCATGTTCAGGGATTAGAACTCGATTGGACGTGCGTTGCATGGGACGCGGACTTACGATACCATGAGAAGGGTTGGGATCATTGGTCGTTTCATGGCGATCAGTGGAAACGGATCAAGTCACCCGAAAGAAAACTCTATCTGAAGAACGCCTACCGCGTACTCATGACGCGTGCCCGGCAAGGGATGATTATTGTTGTCCCAGAAGGGGACGCGGCGGACGCCACGAGAAAGCCGGAATTCTACGATCCGACCTTTGGGTACCTGCAAGACGTAGGATTGCCCGTAGTATGA
- a CDS encoding ATP-binding protein has protein sequence MPPKQTARSLLEKGLKPKTPGEMLRETILTSLSKLHSDGFSREESMQALFPNTILDSDVLETVTSALLSGNNFLVIGPPGSGKTTLAKDVWQLYPKEGVAVETCPVQDDPFSLVDEKFSKTAPPCPYCKTRYGGVSLQELGEFDPKAVKPDEVPVKRLHLREGYGFARVQGSPEVFPDNLTGSINLSKLEELGDPTSPLVLEPGKLLQANRGVLLIDEIGKLPRGTQNVLLQALQERIVTPAKSRETFPASFIAVTTSNLDDLDNISEPLNDRLVNLQVPFNKDHSKNMRIVEVAFSAQNAVKIPWVFREASVHLIEEWRKTSQGLPELYEVGSNRSMIDVLRRSESFAVLAGSSALRAEDFGRGIKEAMRGRIRARGSDSLDESRSIVDQFVEKTWRRSLERSCVTHWCLFFEGELKKDRAEAERVLKEVRSVVTMDAEKQVEALRDHSPHTRYKRFADHVGRMERATKADVPGNVAGTIALFDELKVFDKDPAKI, from the coding sequence ATGCCGCCGAAACAGACTGCCCGTAGCCTTCTCGAAAAGGGCTTGAAGCCGAAGACCCCAGGCGAGATGCTACGCGAGACCATCCTGACTTCACTCAGCAAGCTTCACTCCGACGGGTTCTCCCGCGAAGAGTCGATGCAAGCGCTCTTCCCGAACACGATACTCGATTCTGACGTCCTGGAGACCGTGACGTCGGCGCTCCTTTCCGGGAACAATTTTCTCGTCATCGGGCCCCCCGGTAGCGGGAAGACGACACTTGCGAAGGACGTGTGGCAACTATATCCCAAAGAAGGTGTCGCGGTGGAGACCTGCCCCGTGCAAGATGACCCGTTCTCGCTGGTGGACGAGAAGTTCTCGAAGACGGCCCCCCCATGCCCCTACTGCAAGACGAGGTACGGTGGCGTTTCACTCCAAGAACTCGGCGAATTCGACCCGAAGGCGGTGAAACCGGACGAGGTGCCCGTGAAGCGGCTGCACTTGAGAGAGGGTTATGGTTTCGCGCGGGTCCAGGGCTCACCCGAGGTGTTCCCGGACAATCTCACCGGTTCTATCAACCTCTCGAAATTGGAAGAGTTGGGCGACCCCACGTCGCCCTTGGTGTTGGAGCCTGGGAAACTTTTGCAGGCAAACAGGGGCGTTCTCCTCATCGACGAGATCGGGAAGTTACCGAGGGGGACGCAAAACGTCCTTCTACAAGCACTCCAAGAACGGATCGTGACGCCGGCGAAATCAAGGGAAACGTTCCCGGCGAGTTTCATCGCCGTCACTACGTCCAACCTCGACGACCTCGACAACATCAGCGAGCCGTTGAACGATCGCCTCGTGAATCTCCAGGTTCCCTTCAACAAGGACCATTCGAAGAACATGCGGATCGTTGAAGTGGCGTTCAGCGCGCAAAACGCCGTGAAGATCCCATGGGTGTTTCGCGAGGCGAGTGTGCACCTCATCGAGGAGTGGCGTAAGACCAGCCAAGGCCTCCCGGAACTCTACGAGGTGGGAAGCAACAGGAGCATGATCGACGTCCTACGCCGTTCCGAATCGTTTGCCGTCCTCGCCGGAAGCAGCGCTTTGAGGGCCGAGGACTTCGGCCGCGGGATAAAGGAGGCGATGCGGGGCCGCATCAGGGCACGCGGCTCAGACAGCCTCGACGAATCGCGTTCCATCGTCGACCAGTTCGTCGAGAAGACCTGGCGACGCTCGTTGGAGCGTTCCTGCGTCACCCACTGGTGCCTGTTCTTCGAGGGCGAGTTGAAGAAGGACCGGGCGGAGGCGGAGAGGGTGTTGAAGGAGGTGCGAAGTGTAGTCACCATGGACGCAGAAAAACAGGTGGAGGCGCTACGAGACCACAGCCCGCACACGCGCTACAAGCGGTTCGCCGACCACGTGGGGCGCATGGAGCGCGCCACAAAGGCTGACGTCCCGGGAAACGTCGCAGGCACCATAGCGCTCTTCGACGAACTCAAGGTCTTTGACAAGGACCCGGCGAAGATCTGA
- a CDS encoding universal stress protein, translated as MLFRRILVPAVSPRLLRTVEGLLPRLVRGDGEVMLLNVITLPTERRPGYVADRVEEAGELLEELSASIEARGAVVRSKIMLARSEAAAIIHESKAGGHDLVVLGSTGKDRGERLLLGNLVDDVVRGSPTNVMVVDYKKHTQVDATRVLVPTAGYDHSVLATQVAAALASPRGDEPRSRPGDAARAASVRKGSVTLFHAASRGAPSTRVNEVLRSCAMILDAEDVPYEEAVTESSDAARSILSYARKARSTMLVLGATRKPSAHQFLWGSTVDRVLKRSPCPCLVVKVGTGGRH; from the coding sequence GTGCTCTTTCGCCGCATCCTCGTCCCCGCCGTTTCTCCGCGCCTTTTGCGCACCGTCGAGGGTCTCCTGCCGCGCCTTGTGCGCGGCGACGGCGAAGTGATGCTCCTCAACGTCATCACCCTCCCGACCGAGAGGCGACCGGGGTACGTCGCCGACCGCGTCGAAGAGGCGGGGGAACTCTTGGAGGAACTGTCCGCCTCGATCGAGGCCCGGGGGGCCGTCGTCCGGTCCAAGATAATGCTTGCCCGCTCCGAAGCCGCCGCCATCATTCACGAATCCAAGGCCGGCGGCCACGACCTCGTGGTCCTCGGATCGACGGGAAAGGACAGGGGCGAGCGGCTCCTACTTGGAAACCTCGTCGACGACGTCGTCCGTGGCAGTCCCACTAACGTGATGGTCGTCGACTACAAGAAGCACACACAGGTCGATGCTACGCGCGTCCTCGTCCCGACGGCCGGTTACGACCACTCCGTGTTGGCCACTCAAGTGGCCGCCGCACTAGCGAGTCCACGGGGGGATGAGCCCCGCTCTAGACCGGGCGACGCAGCTCGCGCGGCGTCCGTCCGGAAAGGTTCGGTGACCCTTTTCCACGCGGCGTCGCGCGGCGCCCCGTCAACTCGCGTGAACGAGGTCCTTCGATCATGTGCGATGATCCTCGACGCCGAGGACGTACCCTATGAGGAGGCGGTGACCGAATCCAGCGACGCCGCCCGGTCGATCCTTTCCTACGCCCGCAAGGCCCGATCCACGATGCTTGTGCTGGGCGCGACTCGGAAGCCAAGTGCGCATCAGTTCCTTTGGGGGAGTACGGTGGATCGAGTGCTCAAACGCTCCCCATGCCCTTGCCTCGTCGTAAAGGTCGGGACCGGTGGACGGCATTGA